Proteins encoded in a region of the Nitrospiria bacterium genome:
- a CDS encoding DUF1499 domain-containing protein: protein MNDPATRNRSVAILPLVGFGLAVVTAGTVMLAGFGSRWSWWNFRTGFTMLQWGGYIGLAAAAVSVVAAVGAWSGTPRRGFAPAVAGLIIALFVVGVLWSWKQTAQHVPPIHDITTDTQDPPAFVAILRLRSNAPNPAAYGGPKIAAQQRVGYPNLGPLILPIPTAPAFERALATARDMDWQVIDSRPSEGRIEATDTTFWFGFKDDIVVRVRPAGNGSRIDVRSVSRVGLSDVGTNARRIQNYLHALASRK, encoded by the coding sequence ATGAACGACCCCGCAACCCGAAACCGTAGCGTTGCAATCTTGCCGCTCGTCGGCTTCGGCCTCGCCGTCGTAACGGCCGGCACGGTCATGCTGGCCGGTTTCGGCAGCCGCTGGAGCTGGTGGAATTTTCGAACCGGCTTCACCATGCTGCAATGGGGAGGCTACATCGGTTTGGCCGCCGCGGCGGTTTCAGTCGTCGCAGCCGTCGGTGCGTGGTCTGGAACTCCGCGTCGAGGATTCGCTCCGGCTGTTGCGGGCCTCATCATCGCGCTTTTTGTTGTTGGCGTCTTGTGGTCATGGAAGCAGACGGCGCAACATGTACCCCCCATTCACGATATTACGACCGACACACAGGACCCGCCGGCCTTCGTTGCGATCCTACGGCTTCGCTCCAACGCCCCCAACCCGGCGGCGTACGGTGGTCCTAAGATCGCCGCGCAACAGCGAGTTGGATACCCGAACCTGGGCCCGTTGATCCTCCCGATCCCGACCGCACCCGCTTTTGAACGAGCCCTCGCGACCGCTCGCGACATGGATTGGCAGGTTATCGATTCGAGACCGTCCGAAGGGCGCATCGAAGCGACCGACACCACCTTCTGGTTCGGCTTTAAAGACGACATCGTCGTCCGCGTCCGGCCGGCCGGAAACGGCAGCCGCATCGACGTCCGCTCGGTTTCGCGTGTCGGTCTAAGCGATGTCGGCACAAACGCCAGGAGGATTCAAAATTACCTGCACGCGCTGGCCTCAAGGAAATAA